GGCAACACGGAGGCCATCGCCGAGCTGGCCGAGCTCGGCATCATCTTCCTGATGTTCGTGATCGGCGTGCAGCTCTCGCTGCGAGAGCTGCTCCGCGCGAGCCGGATCGCCATCCTGGGTGGGCTCATCCAGGTCGCGGCCATGATCGGGATCGGATACCTGATCGGACGCGCGCTCGGCTGGAGCCACGTCGCGTCGTATGCCTTCGGGGCGGTCGTCTCGAACTCGTCGAGCACGGTCCTCGGCAAGATCCTCTCCGATCGGGGGGAGATCGACAGCCGCCACGCGCGGCTCGGGCTCGCGTGGTCCTCGGTGCAGGACATCTCCACGGTGGCGATCGTCGCCGTCCTCGCGTTCGTCTCCCCCAGCGAGAAGAGCGTGGGCCTCTTGCTCGGCAAGGCGGCGCTGTTCTTCTTCGGCGTCGTTCCGCTCTCGTTCTGGGTGCTGCCGTGGGTGCTCCGCCGCGCCTCCGCGGTCCGCAGCCGGGAGTTCTTCGCGGTCGCGGTCATCACGCTCGCCCTCGCCATGGCGGGCGGCGCCTCGTTGCTCGGCGTGTCGCTGGCGCTCGGGGCGTTCTTGACGGGCGTGGTCGTGGGCGAGTCCGACCTCGCCCACCGGATCCTCGGGGACGTGACCCCGCTGCGGGACGTCTTCTCGGGGATCTTCTTCGTGTCGATCGGGATGCTGCTCGATCCGAAGTTCCTGGTCGACGCCTGGGCGCTCGTCCTGCTCACGGTGGCGCTGATCGTGCTCGTCAAGGGCGCGGTGACGACCTTCGTCGCGCGCTGGGTGGGCTGCTCGGTGCGCGTGGCGGTGCTGATGGGCGCCGCGCTCGCGCAGTCGGCCGAGTTCTCGTTCCTGCTCGCGCGGATCGGCCTCGAAGAAGGCGCGCTGACGAGGCCGATCTTCAACCTGCTGCTCAGCGCGACGATCGTGACCATCCTGCTCTCGCCGATGGTGAACAACCTGGCGCCCGTCGTGCTCCGCTGGGTGCAGGGGCAAAAGGTGCGCGCCGCGCAGGACACGGACACCGTCGCGCCCCCCGCCATCGAGAACCACGCCGTCGTCTGCGGGTACGGGCGCGTCGGGAGCATCGTCTGCAAGCTGCTCGCGCAGCACGAGAAGCCCTACGTCGTCGTCGAGGAGGATCTGCGGCTCGTCGAGGAGCTCCGCGCGCGAGGCGTGATCACGCTCTTCGGGGACGCGGGCCTGCCCGACGTGCTCGATCGGGCGCAGATACGCTCGGCGCGGCTGCTCGTTTTGTGTATCCCCGACATGATGGTCGCGCGCCGCGCGCTGGAGCACGCGCAGGACGTCAGCCGAGCGACGACGGTGCTCGCGCGCACCCACAGCTACGAGGATCGCAGCCTGCTCCAGTCCAAAGGCGCGGGGGAGGCGGTGGTGGGCGAGATGGAGCTCGCGATCGAGCTCGGCCGCCGGGCGCTCGATCGATTCGGCGTCGAAGCGGCGATGGCCGAGCGCTCGCTCAGCGAGATCCGCCGCACGCTGGCTTGAGCGCGCCGCTCACTCCCGCGGCCCCGGCACCACCAGCACCGGGCAGCGGCTCCTCGCGATGACCTCCTGCGAGACCGAGCCGAGCACGGCCGCGCCGACGCCCGAGCGGCCGTGCGACCCCACGCAGACGACGTCGGCCCCCGCCCGCTCGGCGTACTTGACGATCTCGTCGGCGGCGCGCCCGAAGAGGACGTGCTTCTCGGTGCGCACGTGCCGCGCCTTGGCCTCGGGAGGGATCCGCTCCCCGAGCCGGTTCACGAGCTCCGCGTCGCGCACGCGCTCGAGCTTGTGCACGAAGGGCCCCGCGTCGACGACGTGGAGGAGGTGCACCTTGCCGCCGTCCGCGACGAGACCGTACGCGAACGGCACGGCCATGTCCCCGAGCGGGGAGAGATCGGTCGCGGCGACGACGACGCGCGGGGTGTGGGGCACGGAGGGTTTGTCTTCGACCAGCGAGCGCGGGACGCAGGCGACATTCGTCGACGCGGCGCGCACCACGCCCCGCGAGACGGAGCCCGACCAGACCTCCTCGACCCACGAATGTTTGCGCGTCCCGACGACCAGGAGGTCCGCTCGCTCGTTCTCGGCGAGCACCGAGAGGTGCGTCTCCGGCGCGGCGGTCCCCGCCCGGATGATCACGTTCTCGACGCGCGCGCCGGCGCTCTGGATCTGGGCCGCGAGCTCGCCGCGGAGCGCGGTCTCGGCCGCAGGCAAGAGCGCGTTGCCGCTCGGCGGCAAGGGCAAACCGAGGCGGATGCTCGTCTCGTCGGGGCCGGCCACGCACGCCACCGTGATCTCGACGGGGCCCACCCTGGTGAGCTGCTCGGCGAAGCGCAGCGCCCGCGTCGAGGCGGCGCCGACGTCGGAGCCGACCATCACGCGCAGCGGGCGCTCGCCGCGCAGCCACGCCTCGAAGGCCTCCGGCGCGCGCACCATCAGGATGGGGACCCGCGACTGCCGCGCCAGGCGCTCCGCGATGTTCCTCCCGAACGTCGGAGCCAGCCGCCGCGGCGGGGCGATGACGAGGGCCATCGCGACCACGCGCTCGGCGGCGGCGGTGATCGCGTCGGCGATCGGGGAGGCAGCGAGCTCCTCCTCGACGGGGATGTTCGCGGTCGCGCGGAGCGCCGAAGCCGCGTCGGCGAGGGCCTTTCGCTCGTCGGCGAGGAGGTGCTCCTCGGAGGTCCCGAGGACGAACGGGGCGCGTGGATCGG
This DNA window, taken from Polyangium spumosum, encodes the following:
- a CDS encoding universal stress protein, translating into MSSGAAFGALVLVRWEVPGMTLVVATDFSAEAQRAGMIAAGMAARAGVSLHLVHASTDPRAPFVLGTSEEHLLADERKALADAASALRATANIPVEEELAASPIADAITAAAERVVAMALVIAPPRRLAPTFGRNIAERLARQSRVPILMVRAPEAFEAWLRGERPLRVMVGSDVGAASTRALRFAEQLTRVGPVEITVACVAGPDETSIRLGLPLPPSGNALLPAAETALRGELAAQIQSAGARVENVIIRAGTAAPETHLSVLAENERADLLVVGTRKHSWVEEVWSGSVSRGVVRAASTNVACVPRSLVEDKPSVPHTPRVVVAATDLSPLGDMAVPFAYGLVADGGKVHLLHVVDAGPFVHKLERVRDAELVNRLGERIPPEAKARHVRTEKHVLFGRAADEIVKYAERAGADVVCVGSHGRSGVGAAVLGSVSQEVIARSRCPVLVVPGPRE
- a CDS encoding cation:proton antiporter, with amino-acid sequence MQSGGLLAHLITALVAAMIGAAIALRLRQPLIIGYVLAGVAIGPFTPGVMGNTEAIAELAELGIIFLMFVIGVQLSLRELLRASRIAILGGLIQVAAMIGIGYLIGRALGWSHVASYAFGAVVSNSSSTVLGKILSDRGEIDSRHARLGLAWSSVQDISTVAIVAVLAFVSPSEKSVGLLLGKAALFFFGVVPLSFWVLPWVLRRASAVRSREFFAVAVITLALAMAGGASLLGVSLALGAFLTGVVVGESDLAHRILGDVTPLRDVFSGIFFVSIGMLLDPKFLVDAWALVLLTVALIVLVKGAVTTFVARWVGCSVRVAVLMGAALAQSAEFSFLLARIGLEEGALTRPIFNLLLSATIVTILLSPMVNNLAPVVLRWVQGQKVRAAQDTDTVAPPAIENHAVVCGYGRVGSIVCKLLAQHEKPYVVVEEDLRLVEELRARGVITLFGDAGLPDVLDRAQIRSARLLVLCIPDMMVARRALEHAQDVSRATTVLARTHSYEDRSLLQSKGAGEAVVGEMELAIELGRRALDRFGVEAAMAERSLSEIRRTLA